One Elaeis guineensis isolate ETL-2024a chromosome 10, EG11, whole genome shotgun sequence genomic window carries:
- the LOC105052675 gene encoding probable NAD(P)H dehydrogenase (quinone) FQR1-like 1: protein MATKVYIVYYSMYGHVEKLAEEIKKGASTVEGVEAILWQVPETLPDEVLGKMGAPPKSDVPIITPHELAEADGVIFGFPTRFGMMAAQFKAFLDATGGLWRAQQLAGKPAGIFYSTGSQGGGQETTPLTAITQLVHHGMIFVPIGYTFGAGMFEMGQVKGGSPYGAGTYAGDGSRFPSELELEQAFHQGKYFAGIAKKFKSSS from the exons ATGGCGACTAAGGTTTACATAGT GTATTATTCCATGTATGGACATGTTGAGAAGCTAGCAGAAGAGATCAAAAAGGGTGCCTCAACTGTCGAAGGAGTAGAAGCTATATTGTGGCAG GTTCCTGAGACACTCCCAGACGAGGTGCTTGGAAAGATGGGTGCACCCCCTAAAAGTGATGTTCCCATTATCACACCACACGAGCTTGCTGAGGCTGATGGGGTTATCTTTGGATTCCCAACTAGATTTGGTATGATGGCAGCACAATTCAAAGCTTTTCTTGATGCAACAGGAGGGCTCTGGAGAGCACAGCAGCTTGCAGGCAAGCCTGCAGGAATCTTCTATAGCACTGGATCCCAAGGCGGTGGTCAAGAGACCACTCC TTTGACAGCCATAACCCAACTTGTTCACCATGGAATGATCTTTGTGCCAATTGGGTACACCTTCGGTGCTGGAATGTTTGagatggggcaggtcaaaggtggcAGCCCATATGGAGCAGGCACATATGCCGGGGATGGTTCAAGATTCCCATCTGAGCTTGAACTTGAGCAAGCTTTCCACCAGGGGAAATACTTCGCAGGCATTGCCAAGAAGTTCAAAAGTTCCTCGTGA
- the LOC105052674 gene encoding transcription factor bHLH112, with translation MAEEFQTGIYNSGRWWSTTRTGVFDGPVMSTSVSCSTEFNWATAADVVEAKSRSSDESLGSVSNSSITFQDTHRPPASDQFAADPIVDSTLQVSDFGLSSPSVNWNQPFLTTGGRAENNLPAFLQEDMSSGSYLRHEPVIESNQIHMNVESSSSLNLLEDLKQGLMHDQHHLISSGNSRPLFPAPFGLPPTLLQCLFEPETKHPESFNNQRMDSLMRYHGVLNESLQSEAAKLPEFDKALPVKHQLHFSNNTPFWNPSAIATTETSLGLYSSTTTDLAPHAFEGKTSCSNVLVQSNSEGAGESRSNATKKSSNEPAFKKPRIETPSPLPTFKVRKEKLGDRVTALQQLVSPFGKTDTASVLHEAIEYIKYLHEQVGVLSAPYLKNGHQVQHLQNSDEINGGEGPQLDLRSRGLCLVPISSTFAVVSETPVDFWTPTFGGTYR, from the exons ATGGCGGAGGAATTCCAGACAGGGATCTACAACAGTGGTAGGTGGTGGAGCACCACAAGGACCGGCGTCTTCGACGGCCCGGTGATGTCCACCTCAGTTTCATGCTCGACGGAGTTCAACTGGGCCACCGCCGCCGACGTGGTCGAGGCCAAGTCAAGGTCCTCCGACGAGTCCCTAGGTTCAGTCTCCAACAGCTCTATAACCTTCCAAGACACACATAGACCCCCAGCCTCCGATCAATTTGCCGCCGATCCCATCGTGGATTCCACGTTACAAGTATCGGATTTCGGCCTCTCCTCCCCATCAGTCAATTGGAATCAACCTTTCTT AACAACTGGTGGAAGAGCTGAGAACAATTTACCTGCCTTTCTCCAAGAGGACATGAGCTCGGGATCTTATCTTCGACATGAGCCGGTGATCGAATCCAATCAAATCCATATGAATGTTGAGAGTTCCAGCTCGTTGAACCTTTTAGAGGACCTGAAACAAGGGCTAATGCATGACCAACATCACTTGATCTCCAGTGGTAATAGCCGCCCACTCTTTCCGGCACCTTTTGGATTACCTCCAACACTGCTTCAATGCCTCTTTGAACCTGAAACAAAACATCCAGAGTCTTTTAACAATCAGAGGATGGATTCTCTGATGAGGTATCATGGGGTTTTGAACGAGTCGTTACAATCTGAGGCAGCCAAATTGCCAGAGTTCGATAAGGCCTTGCCTGTGAAGCATCAACTCCATTTCTCCAACAATACTCCCTTCTGGAATCCCTCGGCCATTGCTACAACTGAAACGAGCTTGGGTCTTTACTCTTCAACAACCACTGACTTAGCCCCACATGCCTTCGAGGGAAAAACAAGTTGCAGCAATGTTTTGGTGCAG TCTAATTCAGAGGGAGCTGGGGAATCTAGGTCGAATGCGACGAAGAAAAGTAGCAACGAGCCAGCATTCAAGAAGCCCAGGATAGAGACACCATCGCCATTGCCAACTTTTAAG GTCAGAAAAGAGAAGCTAGGGGACAGAGTCACTGCATTACAGCAACTGGTGTCACCTTTCGGAAAG ACCGATACTGCATCAGTTCTCCACGAGGCCATCGAGTACATCAAGTATCTTCATGAACAAGTTGGT GTTCTCAGTGCTCCATATTTGAAAAATGGCCATCAAGTGCAACACTTACAG AATTCGGACGAAATAAATGGTGGAGAAGGACCCCAGCTAGACCTCAGAAGCCGAGGGCTTTGTCTTGTTCCGATATCCAGCACGTTTGCAGTGGTTAGCGAGACCCCAGTTGATTTCTGGACTCCAACATTTGGAGGAACTTATAGGTAA
- the LOC105052676 gene encoding U-box domain-containing protein 8, translating into MEVEFPDDFRCPISLEVMSDPVILSSGYTFDRASIQRWLDSGNRTCPVTKLPLPPRPSLIPNHALRSLISNFAPTGVPKTPPCSSSGPHALLASLSFPAEADTLAAVLRLSKRSAAFRRLALDAGAASVLLRHASSGDRPDLQDLALRALLYLSLDGDDARVGLVAEGAVDRLAAALRSSPNVAALAATCLTSLAMVEVNKCTIGAHPSAIAGLAVLLREGKGRERREAATALYELCKFPENRRRAVRAGAVPALVDLAGAGSERAVEVLGLLGKCREGREEMKRVDGFVRVLAGVLRYGSSRGIENALFVLNLVCSDSKEMALEARKEGAFELCLALAGNENGKIGKNAAGLARTLENGQPVDFL; encoded by the coding sequence ATGGAAGTGGAGTTCCCGGACGACTTCCGGTGCCCGATCTCGCTGGAAGTCATGTCCGACCCGGTGATACTATCCTCGGGTTACACCTTCGACCGCGCCTCCATTCAGCGTTGGCTGGACTCCGGTAACCGCACCTGCCCGGTGACCAAGCTCCCGCTTCCCCCTCGCCCCTCTCTCATCCCGAACCACGCTCTCCGCAGCCTAATTTCCAACTTTGCCCCCACCGGCGTCCCTAAAACCCCTCCCTGCTCGTCCTCCGGCCCCCACGCCCTCCTCGCCTCCCTTTCGTTCCCTGCCGAGGCTGACACCCTAGCCGCCGTCCTCCGCCTCTCCAAACGGAGCGCCGCCTTCCGCCGCCTCGCTCTTGACGCCGGCGCCGCTTCCGTCCTCCTCCGCCACGCCAGCTCCGGCGACCGCCCCGACCTCCAGGACCTCGCCCTCCGCGCCCTCCTCTACCTGAGCCTCGACGGCGATGATGCCCGCGTTGGCCTCGTCGCCGAGGGCGCCGTCGACCGCCTCGCCGCCGCCCTCCGCTCCTCTCCCAACGTCGCCGCCCTCGCTGCCACTTGCCTTACCAGCCTGGCCATGGTCGAGGTCAATAAGTGCACCATCGGCGCCCACCCCTCCGCGATCGCCGGGCTGGCGGTGCTTCTCCGGGAGGGGAAGGGCCGGGAGCGCCGCGAGGCGGCGACCGCCCTCTACGAGCTTTGCAAGTTCCCCGAGAACCGCCGCCGGGCGGTGCGTGCCGGTGCCGTCCCGGCCCTCGTCGACCTCGCCGGCGCTGGCTCGGAGAGGGCGGTGGAGGTGCTGGGCCTCCTCGGGAAGTGCCGGGAGGGacgggaggagatgaagagggtgGATGGATTCGTTAGGGTTTTGGCCGGGGTTTTGAGATACGGCAGTTCCAGAGGCATCGAGAACGCTCTCTTCGTGCTCAATTTGGTCTGCTCTGATAGCAAAGAGATGGCCTTGGAGGCGAGAAAAGAAGGAGCTTTCGAGCTTTGCTTGGCTTTGGCTGGCAACGAGAATGGAAAGATTGGGAAGAATGCGGCGGGATTGGCTCGGACCCTGGAGAATGGACAACCGGTCGACTTCTTATGA